A window of the Acidimicrobiales bacterium genome harbors these coding sequences:
- a CDS encoding RNA-directed DNA polymerase, with the protein MDWDKVVDIDRALKNVKNDLVGDWFRDPWDWPELDFVAKKRPDILYARLGAEGVARAAKIDVAKENFGIRPAIVMDPIDRLAYQAIVDSLSLKLGTGLPETVYGWRLPRRDPERGSYSPNRTENEMYRRHISTFGAHDSMSGLKTDIVSFFSNIPIDRLSERIVERAGRSKPADRLIDMLASWDGSPRKGLPQRSAASALLANLYLQPLDDALLEKVRVPTRRRGRTLRDIFHSLMMYERILDGGQSARWMDDIWVFRRDVGELRTMQAQIEGILRDLGLDINIAKTAVLEGEDLRAEILNFAHSAAETSLLGDPKDYQPLRDLIDLLIASPESSNRSTFKFTFRRMREHAVDYRLDDLVEVAHRAPHAADAYARLFRDSETYKDLHGWFVKHWKSSWAVSDWSVASLATMFPVANIRKPMRELLASHISQPGGSLAKTSFAASRLAIKDPENYRAAIRAALKNSDHPLERRVLALAALSCGEERQLVKKALKEFSANQVTLEMLMATNFRTPKMIPDLADR; encoded by the coding sequence GTGGATTGGGACAAGGTCGTTGACATCGACCGAGCGTTGAAGAACGTCAAAAACGATCTCGTCGGCGACTGGTTTCGCGATCCCTGGGATTGGCCCGAGCTGGACTTCGTCGCCAAAAAGCGCCCCGACATCCTCTATGCGAGGTTGGGCGCCGAGGGTGTCGCACGCGCAGCGAAAATCGACGTCGCCAAAGAGAACTTCGGCATTCGGCCAGCGATAGTAATGGACCCAATCGACCGACTTGCGTACCAGGCGATTGTCGATTCTCTCAGCCTGAAACTGGGGACCGGCCTACCGGAAACCGTCTATGGTTGGAGGCTCCCACGCCGAGATCCCGAGAGAGGATCTTACTCACCCAACCGGACAGAGAACGAAATGTATCGCCGACACATTTCCACGTTCGGCGCACACGATAGCATGTCCGGCCTTAAGACCGATATTGTTTCCTTCTTTTCTAACATTCCGATCGATCGGCTGTCTGAGCGAATTGTGGAGCGAGCAGGAAGATCCAAGCCCGCCGACCGACTCATCGATATGCTCGCCTCATGGGACGGATCGCCCCGCAAAGGACTGCCTCAGAGAAGTGCGGCCTCAGCGCTGTTGGCGAATCTCTATCTCCAGCCGCTGGATGATGCCCTCCTGGAGAAAGTGAGGGTGCCCACTCGTCGTCGAGGTCGAACCCTGCGCGACATCTTTCACAGCCTCATGATGTACGAACGGATCCTCGACGGAGGTCAATCGGCCCGCTGGATGGATGATATCTGGGTCTTTCGCAGGGATGTCGGAGAGCTTCGAACAATGCAGGCACAGATCGAGGGAATACTTCGAGATCTCGGCCTAGACATCAACATTGCCAAGACCGCTGTGCTCGAGGGCGAAGATCTCAGAGCGGAAATCCTGAACTTCGCCCACAGCGCAGCAGAGACCTCCCTCCTCGGCGACCCGAAGGACTACCAGCCCCTACGCGACCTCATTGATCTGCTCATCGCTTCGCCAGAGTCATCAAATCGATCTACATTTAAGTTCACCTTCCGGAGAATGCGTGAGCACGCAGTTGACTATCGGCTCGATGACTTAGTAGAAGTTGCCCATCGCGCTCCGCATGCCGCAGATGCCTATGCAAGGCTCTTTCGGGATTCCGAGACATACAAGGATCTTCACGGGTGGTTTGTAAAGCACTGGAAGAGCTCCTGGGCAGTCTCCGATTGGTCGGTCGCCTCTCTAGCCACGATGTTCCCGGTCGCCAATATTCGCAAGCCAATGAGGGAGCTTCTGGCGTCACATATCAGTCAGCCCGGTGGAAGTCTTGCCAAGACATCCTTTGCGGCGAGCCGACTTGCCATTAAGGATCCCGAGAACTACCGGGCGGCAATAAGAGCCGCCCTCAAGAACTCCGATCATCCCCTTGAGCGACGAGTTCTAGCGCTGGCGGCTCTTTCCTGCGGTGAGGAGCGCCAGCTTGTGAAGAAGGCGCTAAAAGAGTTCTCTGCCAATCAGGTCACGCTCGAGATGCTGATGGCGACGAACTTCAGGACCCCAAAGATGATCCCCGATCTAGCCGACCGCTGA